One Drosophila subobscura isolate 14011-0131.10 chromosome U, UCBerk_Dsub_1.0, whole genome shotgun sequence DNA window includes the following coding sequences:
- the LOC117902504 gene encoding LOW QUALITY PROTEIN: uncharacterized protein LOC117902504 (The sequence of the model RefSeq protein was modified relative to this genomic sequence to represent the inferred CDS: deleted 2 bases in 1 codon), with product MTLNSSVLGEEQKPPDGTKSEEETRPYCRLISPDEYSDSGEQTVPLRSLFEFLPLADNPIYVGTLPHKKPISEVLAEQVRDNAGATLQVNIEGRRFCCIPNLIKCYSVWFASRDWRDTSFTFSQSEVPAKGFECAYEWLRFQKLPSTTDAVDTLQVARYLQIDLLEPKCLSVLSSDGLREKAAFMVFRQAKAYSELPSWTLRDGFTHPDKDHLFSADPMLLAFNSDPKTETLLTDAMSYVATADSFMGDHNSYLEHMKVHRLPLTYPRKYVYHHKCPYHKYVLGVSDVAYNFKANDFVEYIESLQEQWEGDGPPSHGDVLVVDALQDAI from the exons ATGACTCTCAACAGTTCGGTCTTgggggaggagcagaagcCTCCTGATGGCACCAAGAGTGAGGAGGAAACGAGACCTTACTGCCGGTTGATCTCTCCGGATGAGTACTCGGACTCGGGAGAGCAGACGGTTCCATTGCGCTCTCTCTTCGAATTCTTGCCCCTGGCTGACAACCCGATTTACGTGGGAACATTGCCGCACAAAAAGCCGATTTCTGAAGTACTCGCCGAACAGGTGAGAGACAACGCAGGGGCCACATTGCAGGTGAATATCGAGGGGCGTCGTTTCTGCTGCATACCCAACCTGATCAAGTGCTATTCGGTGTGGTTCGCGAGCCGCGACTGGCGTGACACCAGCTTCACCTTTTCGCAGAGTGAGGTGCCGGCCAAAGGCTTCGAGTGCGCCTACGAATGGTTGCGTTTCCAGAAGCTGCCCAGCACTACCGACGCGGTGGACACACTCCAGGTGGCCAGGTACCTGCAGATTGATCTACTCGAACCCAAATGCTTGTCGGTGCTATCCTCTGATGGTCTGCGCGAAAAGGCCGCCTTTATGGTGTTTCGGCAGGCGAAGGCATACTCAGAATTGCCTTCC TGGACCCTGCGCGATGGCTTTACACACCCGGACAAGGATCACCTCTTCTCGGCAGATCCCATGCTGCTTGCCTTCAACTCGGATCCTAAAACAGAAACTCTCCTTACCGATGCCATGTCCTACGTCGCCACGGCTGATTCCTTCATGGGCGACCATAACAGTTATTTGGAGCACATGAAAGTGCATCGTTTGCCACTGACTTATCCACGCAAATACGTCTACCATCACAAGTGCCCGTACCACAAGTACGTGCTGGGAGTTTCTGACGTGGCCTACAACTTCAAGGCCAACGACTTTGTAGAGTACATCGAGTCCTTGCAGGAGCAGTGGGAGGGAGACGGACCGCCATCCCATGGAGACGTGTTGGTCGTCGATGCCCTGCAAGATGCCATTTGA
- the LOC117902496 gene encoding zinc finger protein 239-like isoform X1, whose protein sequence is MDGICRVCMRKSGAFTSIFDEPQKWDTSIADMISECTGYVVRRGDSLPESICPPCLEDAVSAFILKTTCEQSHELMEELKEEEICIEDEDWEPSDCDSEQSNNIEADAKAQVEKDVDLLFKCTLCPKSYPQKSNLNRHMKLHTGERPYQCSHCSKSFQSTFILKSHIRIHTGDRPYHCSYCSKSFIRKVQLSEHLRSHTGERPYKCSNCSKGFSSLRSLRNHIRSNTEEQSRSSQGSLQLHMRCHTGERPSLCPIPHCAMSFSQNSELKKHIRTHRGERPFKCSYCSKGFSSSTFLRKHILSHTEERSHQCSHCSQNFKSKDGLTRHIRTHTGERPYPCSQCSMSFKQLAHLQTHTRIHTGERPYQCSHCSKSFNQSISLKIHMRTHTKSDR, encoded by the coding sequence ATGGACGGAATATGCAGAGTTTGCATGAGAAAGTCTGGAGCATTCACAAGCATATTCGACGAGCCACAAAAATGGGACACTTCCATTGCTGACATGATATCGGAGTGTACAGGATACGTGGTGAGGCGAGGCGATTCACTGCCAGAAAGCATATGTCCGCCTTGCCTTGAGGATGCAGTGAGTGCATTCATTCTTAAGACCACCTGCGAGCAGAGCCATGAATTAATGGAGGAGCTTAAAGAAGAAGAAATCTGTATCGAAGACGAGGACTGGGAACCATCAGATTGTGATAGCGAGCAGTCAAACAATATTGAAGCCGATGCAAAGGCTCAAGTTGAGAAGGATGTCGATCTTCTGTTCAAATGTACTCTTTGTCCAAAGAGCTATCCGCAAAAGTCTAATCTAAACAGACACATGAAATTGCATACGGGTGAACGCCCCTATCAATGCTCACACTGCTCCAAGTCCTTCCAATCTACTTTCATTCTCAAATCACACATCCGTATTCACACAGGTGACCGGCCATATCACTGCTCTTACTGCTCAAAGTCATTTATTCGAAAAGTCCAACTAAGCGAACACCTCCGCTCTCACACGGGGGAGCGACCATACAAGTGTTCTAACTGTTCGAAAGGTTTTTCGAGCTTAAGATCTCTGCGGAATCACATCCGTAGTAATACGGAAGAACAATCGCGATCGAGCCAAGGAAGTCTCCAGCTACACATGCGTTGTCATACGGGTGAACGACCATCCCTATGCCCCATACCCCACTGTGCCATGTCCTTTTCCCAAAATTCcgagctcaaaaaacacatcCGCACTCACAGGGGGGAGCGACCATTTAAGTGTTCTTACTGTTCGAAAGGTTTTTCGAGCTCTACATTTCTCCGGAAGCACATTCTTAGTCATACGGAAGAACGATCGCACCAATGCTCCCACTGCTCGCAGAACTTTAAATCAAAAGATGGACTTACAAGACACATCCGTACTCACACGGGGGAGCGACCTTATCCGTGTTCCCAGTGCTCCATGTCCTTTAAGCAACTCGCACAtcttcaaacacacacacgcatccACACAGGTGAACGACCGTACCAATGCTCTCACTGCTCAAAATCATTTAATCAGAGCATATCACTAAAAATACACATGCGCACTCACACGAAGAGCGATCGTTAA
- the LOC117902496 gene encoding zinc finger protein 568-like isoform X2 — translation MDGICRVCMRKSGAFTSIFDEPQKWDTSIADMISECTGYVVRRGDSLPESICPPCLEDAVSAFILKTTCEQSHELMEELKEEEICIEDEDWEPSDCDSEQSNNIEADAKAQVEKDVDLLFKCTLCPKSYPQKSNLNRHMKLHTGERPYQCSHCSKSFNQSISLKIHMRTHTKSDR, via the exons ATGGACGGAATATGCAGAGTTTGCATGAGAAAGTCTGGAGCATTCACAAGCATATTCGACGAGCCACAAAAATGGGACACTTCCATTGCTGACATGATATCGGAGTGTACAGGATACGTGGTGAGGCGAGGCGATTCACTGCCAGAAAGCATATGTCCGCCTTGCCTTGAGGATGCAGTGAGTGCATTCATTCTTAAGACCACCTGCGAGCAGAGCCATGAATTAATGGAGGAGCTTAAAGAAGAAGAAATCTGTATCGAAGACGAGGACTGGGAACCATCAGATTGTGATAGCGAGCAGTCAAACAATATTGAAGCCGATGCAAAGGCTCAAGTTGAGAAGGATGTCGATCTTCTGTTCAAATGTACTCTTTGTCCAAAGAGCTATCCGCAAAAGTCTAATCTAAACAGACACATGAAATTGCATACGG GTGAACGACCGTACCAATGCTCTCACTGCTCAAAATCATTTAATCAGAGCATATCACTAAAAATACACATGCGCACTCACACGAAGAGCGATCGTTAA
- the LOC117902494 gene encoding polyphosphoinositide phosphatase: MNNGNPNIVFSPLISCIQKVVLYETRTRLYLVGSNNRETRFRLLTIDRLAHNRLSIEENANEFNNLEIRRFVASLTGSPKVTSAYGVLGFVRFLEGYYLILVTKRKCCAFIGNHLVYTIKDTVMVRVNEATSQRPPHPHEDRYKKMFQNIDLRSNFYFSYSYDLTRTLQYNESAPRFVGAKVDLDRDEPLPDWNTLTNNVAQINERVDYAFRSDSRKRFVWNAYLLQPMEGIMLKDWLLEVIHGFVSQSCISIFGRHVNVCLIARRSTRFAGTRFLKRGANFQGDVANEVETEQIVSDGQRLCAFTQMRGSIPSHWSQDISKMVPKPQIQVVISDPYAQTPSRHFERLLFHYGAPLIMLNLVKKRERRKHESIISKELEYSIRYLNQFLPPPHRMKHIHFDMARQSRLSGGNVMEQLAIYAESVIQLTNMFFKARGSDLSLQTGIVRTNCVDCLDRTNSAQFAIGKCALGHQLERLGFLKSAKLEFDSDCVTMLEHLYEEHGDTLALQYGGSQLVHRIKTYRKTAAWGSQGNDVMQTLSRYYSNTFSDTEKQHSINLFLGIYKPSLTKLTQPIWELQTDYDMHNDFVPSTDSKQITDWVRHKVRECLPYSCADSNKLVKELFRVHSNGLEMIDGYSNYHQSFKWTDLSEHIAFEISQLAMRFMPTFRTNYSPFQRQIQTSRKARQNPSMTGQSSTGSTNSNSSSSSEGDDSSSDEELSASFAEKESKQTESAEPAAITLASVLPSMEQVYGCSINPPSKQSMAIYKKYVQMGKLSSGGTRPAQTSVAQRDQELAKIMRGITLRSLSNYGTDSYLSVRPPTVATKSQDIYGEYCKTPRNFNAVPKFEEFDVLYRYIQKL; this comes from the exons ATGAACAATGGAAACCCAAATATAGTATTTAGTCCTCTGATCAGTTGCATACAGAAGGTAGTGCTATATGAGACTCGCACA CGTTTGTATTTGGTGGGCAGTAACAACCGCGAGACGAGATTTCGGTTGCTCACAATCGATCGGCTGGCGCACAATCGTTTGAGTATTGAGGAAAATGCCAATGAGTTCAATAATTTGGAAATTAGACGCTTTGTGGCTTCCCTCACGGGCTCGCCCAAGGTGACATCAGCCTATGGAGTGCTGGGCTTTGTCAGATTCCTCGAGGGATACTATCTGATACTTGTGACCAAGAGAAAGTGTTGCGCCTTCATTGGAAACCATTTGGTCTACACCATTAAGGACACTGTTATGGTACGTGTGAACGAAGCGACATCCCAGCGGCCACCACATCCACACGAGGATCGCTACAAGAAAATGTTTCAGAACATCGACCTGCGTAGCAACTTTTATTTCTCATATTCATATGATCTGACACGAACGCTGCAGTATAATGAATCGGCGCCGCGCTTTGTGGGAGCCAAGGTGGACCTGGATCGGGACGAGCCACTACCCGACTGGAACACGCTGACTAACAACGTGGCGCAGATTAATGAGCGTGTGGACTATGCGTTTCGAAGCGATTCCCGCAAGCGTTTTGTATGGAATGCCTATCTGCTGCAACCAATGGAGGGTATAATGCTGAAGGACTGGCTGCTGGAGGTCATCCACGGATTTGTTAGTCAATCGTGCATCAGCATCTTTGGGCGGCATGTGAATGTCTGCCTCATAGCGCGTCGCAGTACGCGCTTTGCGGGAACGCGCTTCCTCAAGCGTGGTGCAAACTTTCAGGGCGATGTAGCCAATGAAGTGGAAACGGAGCAAATTGTAAGCGACGGTCAGCGTCTGTGTGCGTTCACGCAAATGCGTGGATCTATACCATCCCACTGGTCGCAGGACATCAGCAAAATGGTTCCCAAGCCACAGATACAGGTGGTGATCAGTGATCCCTATGCCCAGACTCCCTCGCGGCATTTTGAGCGGCTACTTTTCCACTATGGGGCACCATTAATAATGTTAAACCTGGTTAAGAAACGAGAGCGCCGGAAGCACGAGTCTATCATCTCCAAGGAACTTGAGTACAGCATTCGCTACCTAAATCAGTTTCTTCCGCCGCCACATCGTATGAAGCACATACACTTCGATATGGCCCGTCAGAGCCGACTGAGTGGTGGAAACGTCATGGAGCAGTTGGCCATATACGCGGAAAGTGTGATTCAATTAACGAATATGTTCTTTAAAGCTCGAGGCAGTGATCTCAGCCTGCAGACGGGCATTGTACGCACGAATTGCGTGGACTGCTTGGACCGAACTAACTCGGCTCAGTTTGCCATTGGCAAGTGTGCTCTGGGGCATCAACTGGAGAGATTGGGCTTTCTGAAGTCGGCCAAGCTGGAGTTCGACTCTGACTGTGTAACGATGCTGGAGCATTTGTACGAGGAGCATGGTGATACTCTAGCCTTGCAGTACGGGGGCTCTCAGCTGGTGCATAGGATAAAGACATATCGAAAGACGGCTGCCTGGGGCTCCCAAGGCAACGATGTGATGCAGACCCTCAGTCGCTACTACAGCAACACATTTAGCGACACTGAAAAGCAGCACAGCATCAATCTCTTTCTTGGCATTTACAAGCCTAGCCTCACCAAAT TGACTCAACCTATATGGGAGCTACAGACCGACTACGATATGCACAATGACTTTGTGCCCAGCACTGATAGCAAACAGATCACCGATTGGGTTCGTCATAAGGTACGGGAGTGCTTGCCATACTCGTGCGCCGATTCGAACAAGCTCGTTAAAGAGCTTTTCCGCGTGCACAGCAATGGCTTGGAGATGATCGATGGCTACTCAAATTACCATCAATCCTTCAAGTGGACTGACCTTAGCGAGCACATTGCCTTTGAGATCAGCCAGCTGGCAATGCGCTTTATGCCCACATTCCGCACCAACTACAGTCCGTTTCAGAGACAGATTCAGACGTCACGAAAAGCTCGTCAAAATCCCTCGATGACTGGTCAAAGTTCCACGGGTTCGACGAACAGCAACTCTTCAAGCTCTAGTGAAGGCGATGACAGCTCCAGCGATGAGGAGCTTAGTGCCAGTTTTGCCGAGAAAGAGTCGAAGCAAACAGAATCGGCTGAGCCGGCCGCTATTACGCTGGCTTCGGTGCTTCCTTCAATGGAACAGGTCTACGGCTGCAGCATTAATCCGCCCTCCAAGCAGAGCATGGCCATTTATAAGAAGTACgtgcaaatgggaaaactgTCGAGTGGAGGAACTCGGCCTGCTCAGACATCCGTTGCCCAACGCGACCAGGAACTCGCTAAGATCATGAGGGGCATCACACTGCGGTCGCTGAGCAACTATGGCACAGACTCGTACCTGAGTGTGCGTCCACCGACCGTTGCAACCAAGAGTCAGGATATCTATGGAGAGTATTGTAAAACACCGCGCAACTTCAATGCCGTGCCCAAGTTTGAAGAGTTCGATGTGCTCTATCGATATATACAGAAGCTCTAG
- the LOC117902495 gene encoding zinc finger protein 239-like: MNKICRVCMGTAGAFTNIFDEPQKWDTCVADMISECTGYVVRRGDSLPESICPPCLEDAVSAFILKTTCEQSHELMEELKEEEICIEDEDWEPSDCESEQSNNFEADAKAQVEKDVDLLFKCTLCPKSFSQKGNLTRHMKLHTGERPYQCSHCSKSFLYGNDLESHNRTHTGDRPYHCSYCSKSFKQKGQLNGHLRTHTGERPFKCSHCSKSFRQNDELKKHIRTHTGERPFKCAHCSKCFSFSGSLWVHTRTHTGERPYQCSHCPKSFTQKSNHDTHTRTHTVDRAFQCSYCSKSFMKSSDLQAHICTHTGEHPYKCSFCSKGFIHNSSLKRHTLTHTEEERSRVPDA, from the exons atgaataaaatatgcagAGTTTGCATGGGAACGGCTGGAGCATTCACAAACATATTCGACGAGCCACAAAAATGGGACACTTGCGTTGCTGACATGATATCGGAGTGTACAGGATACGTGGTGAGGCGAGGCGATTCACTACCAGAAAGCATATGTCCGCCTTGCCTTGAGGATGCAGTGAGTGCATTCATTCTTAAGACCACCTGCGAGCAGAGCCATGAATTAATGGAGGAGCTTAAAGAAGAAGAAATCTGTATCGAAGACGAGGACTGGGAACCATCAGATTGTGAAAGCGAGCAgtcaaacaattttgaagccGATGCAAAGGCTCAAGTTGAGAAGGATGTCGATCTTCTGTTTAAATGTACTCTTTGTCCAAAGAGCTTTTCGCAAAAGGGTAATCTAACCAGACACATGAAATTGCATACGGGTGAACGCCCCTATCAATGCTCACACTGCTCCAAGTCCTTCTTATATGGGAACGATCTTGAATCACATAACCGAACTCACACAGGTGACCGGCCATACCACTGCTCTTACTGCTCAAAGTCATTTAAACAAAAAGGCCAACTCAACGGTCACCTCCGTACTCACACGGGGGAGCGACCATTTAAGTGTTCCCACTGTTCGAAGT CATTTAGGCAAAATGACGAACTCAAAAAACACATCCGCACACATACTGGAGAGCGACCATTTAAGTGCGCCCACTGCTCGAAGTGTTTTTCGTTCTCTGGATCTCTATGGGTTCACACCCGTACGCACACGGGT GAACGACCCTACCAATGTTCCCACTGCCCAAAGTCCtttacacaaaaatccaatcatgatacacacacacgtactcACACGGTGGACCGAGCCTTCCAATGTTCCTACTGCTCAAAGTCCtttatgaaaagttccgaTCTCCAAGCACACATTTGTACTCACACTGGGGAGCATCCGTACAAGTGCTCCTTCTGCTCAAAGGGATTTATTCACAACTCGTCTCTGAAAAGACACACCCTCACTCATACGGAAGAAGAGCGTTCAAGGGTACC